One Phaseolus vulgaris cultivar G19833 chromosome 2, P. vulgaris v2.0, whole genome shotgun sequence DNA window includes the following coding sequences:
- the LOC137809101 gene encoding uncharacterized protein — protein sequence MQAQTLQALETKATTLEEEMRTLGRQNEAYQTSLKQMQESKAETERQLAEALELQDGLYTREVALQVQVTGLQELLKADAEIQKDLKDRCREQADKTERLEGEMATQAKAMDLLRADYDTLQVEVSRLRVEKEALEK from the coding sequence atgcaagctcaaactctccaggcttTAGAAACAAAGGCTactactctggaggaggaaatgaggaccctggggcgcCAGAACGAAGCTTATCAAACCTCTCTGAAACAAATGCAAGAGTCTAaggcagaaactgagaggcaactggcagaggcattggagctccaggatGGCCTTTATACTcgtgaagtcgccctccaagtccaggtgacgggccttcaggaattgcttaaagctgatgcagaaattcagaaggacctgaaggaccgttgtcgtgagcaggctgacaagaCAGAGCGgttggagggggaaatggccacccaggccaaagcgATGGACCTTCTTCGGGCTGACTACGACacactacaggtcgaggtcagtcggcttcgcgtggagaaagaggctctggagaagtag